In Deinococcus psychrotolerans, the genomic window GGCTGGGATAGAGACCAGCGGGCGGGCGTGGTGGCCCGTTTCGGCTTGGACGCGGCCGAGTTTGGCGAGCGCCACAAGTTGGTGGTTTCCGAACTCGAACTCGGAAGGGTGAGCCTCGACGAATACCTCGACCAAACGGTGTTTTATCAGCCGCGTGATTTTAGCAAAGAAAGTTTCCGCGCCGCCATGTACGGGCAAAGTCAGCCCAATTTGCCTACACTGGCGCTGGCCCGCCGCTTGGGTCAGGGGCGGCGGATGTACTCGCTCAACAACGAAGGAGATGACCTCAACGCCCACCGGATTGACACGTTCGGGCTGCGCGAATTTTTATTGGGTTTTTTTACTTCCTGTTACCTCGGCGTGATGAAACCCAACCCCGCCATTTACCGCCTCGGCATGCAGCTCGCCCATATTTCCGCTGATCAGGCCGTCATGATCGACGACCGCATTCAGAATGTGGAAGCCGCCCGCCGCACCGGAATGCGGGCCATTCAATACGTTTCGGCGGCCCAGCTTGAAGAAGAGTTGGCGGCAATGGGGATAGAAAGCTAAAAAAACGAGCGTTAGACATGCTTTATAGCGGTCTAACGCTCGTTCTTAATTCTTAAGCCGGTTCTCCAGCTCCTGCTTTAATGCTCAGCTCTTACATCCAGTCTTTGAAGAAATTCTTCATGCGGTCGCCAATGCTCGGGCCGGTTTTGACCTTCGGCTCTTTGGGTTCTTTTTTGACTTCAGCCTTTTCGGCCTTGGCGTCGGTTTTGGGTTCCGGCTTGGTGACGATCACGCTCGGCTCAGGCCCGGTGATGGTCGGCGGCTTGGCGCTCGGCGCGGGCTTGGCTTCGGTCTTTTCAAGCTGGTCGAGCGAGAGTTCGGCGTGCTCGTGGGTCACGCCATACAGCACCAAGCCCACAGCGGTGGCGTGCAGCGGCCCGCTGACGATATCGGTCAGGCCGCTGACGCCGCGGGGCTTGCCGATGCGCACCGGCAGGCGGAAGCGTTCGCGGGCCAACTCGGAGACGCCGCGCATCAAAGCGCCGCCGCCGGTCAGCACCACACTGCCCGCCACCAGCTCAACCGGCCCCATGCCCTTGTCGATTTCGTCGCGGATGAGGTCATAAATTTCACTGACACGCGGCTTGATGATGCGGGCCAGATCAAAAGCGCTGATGGCGTGGGTCACGCCCGCCGCTGTGGTGATTTCCAGCGTCAGCTCTTGGTCGGCCAGTTCGGGAAGGGCCGCGCCGTACTTGCGCTTGACATTCTCGGCTTCTTCCACCGGAATTTTGAGAATTTGCATCAAATCGGCGGTGACGTGATCGCCCCCGATCGGGATGCTGGCGCTGTGGGCGAGGTTGCCGCGCCGAAAGACCCCCACGTCGGTGGTGCCGCCGCCCATGTCGATGACCAGCACGGTCTGGTCGCGCTCGCCCGAGTCGAGAACCGCCAGCCCGGAGGCCAGCGACTGCAAGACGAAGCCTTCGGTGATCAGGCCCGCTTCCTGCACGCAGCGGCGAACGTTGGCCAGCGGCCCCGCCGAACCCGAGACCAGATGCACATCGACTTCCAGGCGCACGCCGTGCATCCCCACCGCGCTCTTGATGCCTTCTTGACCGTCCACGACGTATTCCTGTGGAATGGCGTGGATGACTTCCAAATTGGGATCGAGCGGCACGGCGCGGGCGTTTTCGATGGCGCGTTCCACGTCGGCGGCGGTGATTTCTTGGTTGCGGCGAATGGCGGCCAGACCGTGACTGGTGGTGGCCTTGATGTGGTGGCCCGACACGCTGACATACGCGTGGCTGACCCGCACACCGCTGACCCGCTCGGCGGCGGCGATGGACTGCTTGATGGCGTGGGTGGTGCGCTCCAAATTCACGACTGCGCCGCGCTTGATGCCCTCGCTGGGCACGGTGCCCTCGCCGATAATGTCGACGGTGCCGTGCGGGCCGAGCTCGCCGATGACTGTTGTGATTTTGGTGGTGCCGATGTCCAGCCCCACGATAAACGGGTTATTTTTCATCTCTGGACGCTCACTCCCCACGGATAAAGATTGATGCGGCCCACAGGGGCCTGCGTTTCGATGGCCTGACCATACTTGAGCAGCAGCTTGATGTCGCCGCTCCAGATGGTGCCTTTGCCGGTTTGCACCGTGATGCCAGTAGGTGTATACGTCACTGACTCAACATTGTAACGCGAGAATGCCCGCACTGCGAACAGGGCGTCTTGGGTGCGGTCTGGCCCCCACCCCGAGATGACCGGGCCAGTGGCCACAGCTCCCGGCAAAGGCGTACCGTCGGCGGCGATCACGCTGACCTGCCCGCCGCGGTCACGGACTTGCGCCACGGGCGTGCGCTCGGCAACACTGATTTCGACCCGGTCTGGAAAGATGCGGGTGAGCTGCGCCGAAGCCACCCAGGGCTCGTCTCTCAGGCCAGTGGCCCGCCACAAGCCGTAGTACAGCCAGCCGAACGGCTTCTCGCCGCTGAGTCCGGCGAGCTGCTTGACCTGCCCAGCTGACAAATGACTGTTGCCGGTAATCTGCACCGCTTTGATCGGTAGCCCGTACCACAAGCCCACCGCCGCCCCGCCGATCAGCACAGCGGCCAGCACAGCGCTGATCAGCCGTCCAAAGCGCTGCCAGAAGCTGCGCCGGGGCAGTGGCGTGGGGCTTTGCTCCTCGGAGGTGACGGCCCCGGAGGGCAGCGGTTCAGCAGCGGCGAGCGGGGCAGATATCTTTCGGGCGGCGTCGAACGGCGGGATATCAATGGCGCTGCTGCGCAGAGCAGGCCGCGCCGCTGAGGAGTTGCCACTGCGCTCGCTGGCCCCGACCCGGATCGTCACCGTTTTTAGGGCCACAACTCGTACTCCAGTTCAAGCGGCACGCCGACCCGCTGGCGAATGAGCTCGAGCAGGGCGTGGACATCTGCCGCCGCCGCGCCGCCCAGATTGACGATGAAGTTGGCGTGGTCGGGTGAGATCATGGCCCCGCCGATCTGGGTGCCTTTGAGTCCGGCGTCGTCGATCAGTTTGCCCGCGCCCACGCCGCCGGGGTTTTTGAAGGCGCAGCCGGGGGTTTTCATTTTGGGCTGACCTTTGCGGGAGGTGTCGGCATTCTGCATTTTCGCGCCCACCGCTTCGGGGGTGCTGCGCGTGAGTTGCAGGCGCACCCGCGTCACGATGTGGTTGCGGGGAATGGCGCTGTCGCGGTAGCCCCAAGGCAGTTCATCCGGCGAGAGTTGGCTGACCCCTTCCGGGGTGGCGATTTCTAAGGCGAATAAGCCGTCGAACATCTCGCCGAAGCGGGTTCCGGCGTTCATCCAGACCGCGCCACCGACTTGAGCGGGCACGCCTACCGTGCCCTCCAAGCCCGACAAGCCCAGCGTCCGCAATTTGCGGAGCAGGCCCGGTAAGGGCACCCCGCCGCCCACCCAACCGCTGATGAAGTGCTCAGGGGTACTCTCCGGCGCGGCTTGCAGATCGGTGGCAGCAAACTCGCCGCCCAGCCGAATGACCCGTTCCTTGAGGCCCTCGTCGGCAATCACCAGGTTGCTGCCGCCACCCAAAATCCGGTAGGGAGCGCTCATCGCCTCGCTCAGTTGGGCGTGGCTCTCCACCGTCCAGACCTCGGCCTGGCCACCGACGCCCAGCGTGGTGAACCGCGAGAGGGCCAAGCGCTCCACCTTCGCGCCGCTGGCGCTCAGGGACACGGCGGCGCTCACAGCGGCACCCCGGCGAGCTGGCGGGCCATTTTCCAAACGTCGCCCGCGCCCATCGTCACGATGATGTCGCGCGGCTGGGCCGAGGCGCGTAAATACTCCACGGCGTCTTCGCGCTGGGGGTAATACTCGGCAGCGGGGTGGCCGCCCTGCTTCATTCGCTCGCTGATCAGGGTGGCGTGAATGCCTTCAATCGGCGGCTCGGAAGCGGCGGCGATGTCCAAGATCAGCACTTCGTCTGCTTTCATCAGCGCGTCGGCGAGGCGCGGCCAACTCTGCTGGGTTCGCAGGTAACGGTGCGGCTGAAACACCACCCGCACCCGCCTGCCAGTTTGCTGGGCAGCTTGCACGGCGGCGGCGACTTTGGTGGCGTTGTGGGCGTAGTCGTCGACGATCAACGCTCCGTTGAGGCTGCCGATGTGCTGCCAGCGGCGGCCCGGCCCCCTGAAAGCGGCCAGCGCGGCAGCCGCCGACTCAAACTCGCCGCCGTAGAGATCCGTGACGGCCAGCGCTGCTAGTGCGTTGAGGACGTTGTGGGTGCCGGGCAAATTGATCCGTGCTTGGCCGAGTAGCTCACCGCGCTTACTGACCTGAAACGAAGTGCCAGTTTCGTCGGGTTGCAACTGAGTGGCCCGGTAAGTGCTGCCCTCCAACGTTCCGTAACTCATAGCGCTTTGGTGCTGGGTGACGAAGGCGTCCAGGCCCGGCCAATCGGCGCAGTACAGCACCCGCTCGGCCTGCGAGACGAAGCGGGTAAATGCCGCGTGCTGCTCTTCCACGCTGCTCCAATACGTCGCCAGTTCGCTGCCCTCGGCTCCGCCCACGTGGTCGTCCTCGGCGTTGGTGAACACGGCGGTCTGACACACGGCGTACTGGAAATTGCGGTCGGATTCGTCCACTTCGGCCACGAACGGCCCCTGCCCGATGCGGGCGTTGCTGCCGCCGTGCTGCAAATCGAATTCCGGCACGATGCCGCCCACCAGCGCTGCTGGATCAAGGCCCGCGCCGAGGAGGGCCACCGCGATCATGGAGGTGGTGGTGGTTTTGCCGTGGGTACCGACCACTCCAACCGAAGGCGAAGCCGACAGCAGTTCTGCCAGCAGCGCCATACGCGGGCGGACTTCGATGTGGGCTTGCCGTGCGGCGCTCAGTTCGGGGTGGTTTTTGCTCACCGCTTCGGAGGCAATCAGCACATCTACGCCGTGAACGTGAGCGGGGTCATGGCCGTGCGCCACCGTGATGCCCTCGCGCTCAAGCTGGGCGGTGAGTTCGGAAGGGTGTTCATCGCAGCCGCTGACGATATAGCCGCGTGCTTTGAGCAAGCGGGCAAAGGCCGAGACGCCGATGCCGCCAATGCCCATCAAATGAAAGTGAGGCGGAGTTGGAGTGTGGCCAGGACGGTTGATAACGTCTGCTTCTGGTGTGGATGAAGCGGAGGACGTGGAAGTCTGATCTAGGGTATCGCTGTTGGTCATGTGGCCTCTGGCCGGGCGTGGGCCAGCACCAGGTCAGTCAGCCGCTGACTGGCTCCAGCAGGACTGCGGGAGAGGGCGGCGCTCTGCATGGCGCGGCGGCGCTGCGGCACTAAACACTCTAACACCGCTCCCCCCATCTGCGCCGAGACGCTGGGCTGCTCGACGACTTGCCCCGCGCCCGCTTCCTCGACGGCGCGGGCATTGAAGAGCTGGTGATTTTCCGAGGACTCCGGCAATGGCACCATCAAAGTTGGAACCCCGTGAAAGGCCGCTTCGGCCAGCGTGCCGGTGCCTGCCCGGGTAATCGCCAAGTCCGCCGCCGACCACGCCGCCACCGCGTCCACGTAGCCTTCGACCCTGTACCATTCCAAATCGGCCACACGGGGCGCGACACTCGTGACCCAGCGCGGGCCGGTGGCGTGCAGCACCTGAACGGGGCCAAACTCGGACTGTCCATCCGGGAAGGTGGAGCGCAGCACTTCCGGCAAGACATTGTTGAGCGCGAGACTCCCCTGCGAGCCGCCCATAATGAAGATGGTCAGGCGGCCCGGATCGAGGCCCAGCGCCGCCAGCGCTTCTGCGCGGCTGAGACGCTCCTCGCGCACCGGCATGCCCACCAGCGTCGCCTTGCTCCCGCTGAGTCCGGCGACCACCGGATAAGCGGTGCCGACTG contains:
- the murG gene encoding undecaprenyldiphospho-muramoylpentapeptide beta-N-acetylglucosaminyltransferase; the protein is MSEVVLSTGGTGGHIYPAVATARELLLRGHHVTLLGQRGGMEERIAAEQGLPFFGVQAGKLARSGQGKADPRELLRASSGLLEARRFLSRTRPAVVVGYGGFASLPGVLAAQTLGIPTVLHEQNARLGLTQRLAVRRAKAVGTAYPVVAGLSGSKATLVGMPVREERLSRAEALAALGLDPGRLTIFIMGGSQGSLALNNVLPEVLRSTFPDGQSEFGPVQVLHATGPRWVTSVAPRVADLEWYRVEGYVDAVAAWSAADLAITRAGTGTLAEAAFHGVPTLMVPLPESSENHQLFNARAVEEAGAGQVVEQPSVSAQMGGAVLECLVPQRRRAMQSAALSRSPAGASQRLTDLVLAHARPEAT
- a CDS encoding cell division protein FtsQ/DivIB, producing MALKTVTIRVGASERSGNSSAARPALRSSAIDIPPFDAARKISAPLAAAEPLPSGAVTSEEQSPTPLPRRSFWQRFGRLISAVLAAVLIGGAAVGLWYGLPIKAVQITGNSHLSAGQVKQLAGLSGEKPFGWLYYGLWRATGLRDEPWVASAQLTRIFPDRVEISVAERTPVAQVRDRGGQVSVIAADGTPLPGAVATGPVISGWGPDRTQDALFAVRAFSRYNVESVTYTPTGITVQTGKGTIWSGDIKLLLKYGQAIETQAPVGRINLYPWGVSVQR
- a CDS encoding UDP-N-acetylmuramate dehydrogenase, which codes for MSASGAKVERLALSRFTTLGVGGQAEVWTVESHAQLSEAMSAPYRILGGGSNLVIADEGLKERVIRLGGEFAATDLQAAPESTPEHFISGWVGGGVPLPGLLRKLRTLGLSGLEGTVGVPAQVGGAVWMNAGTRFGEMFDGLFALEIATPEGVSQLSPDELPWGYRDSAIPRNHIVTRVRLQLTRSTPEAVGAKMQNADTSRKGQPKMKTPGCAFKNPGGVGAGKLIDDAGLKGTQIGGAMISPDHANFIVNLGGAAAADVHALLELIRQRVGVPLELEYELWP
- the ftsA gene encoding cell division protein FtsA — protein: MKNNPFIVGLDIGTTKITTVIGELGPHGTVDIIGEGTVPSEGIKRGAVVNLERTTHAIKQSIAAAERVSGVRVSHAYVSVSGHHIKATTSHGLAAIRRNQEITAADVERAIENARAVPLDPNLEVIHAIPQEYVVDGQEGIKSAVGMHGVRLEVDVHLVSGSAGPLANVRRCVQEAGLITEGFVLQSLASGLAVLDSGERDQTVLVIDMGGGTTDVGVFRRGNLAHSASIPIGGDHVTADLMQILKIPVEEAENVKRKYGAALPELADQELTLEITTAAGVTHAISAFDLARIIKPRVSEIYDLIRDEIDKGMGPVELVAGSVVLTGGGALMRGVSELARERFRLPVRIGKPRGVSGLTDIVSGPLHATAVGLVLYGVTHEHAELSLDQLEKTEAKPAPSAKPPTITGPEPSVIVTKPEPKTDAKAEKAEVKKEPKEPKVKTGPSIGDRMKNFFKDWM
- a CDS encoding HAD family hydrolase — encoded protein: MDKVQQPQVLFWDIGGVLLTNGWDRDQRAGVVARFGLDAAEFGERHKLVVSELELGRVSLDEYLDQTVFYQPRDFSKESFRAAMYGQSQPNLPTLALARRLGQGRRMYSLNNEGDDLNAHRIDTFGLREFLLGFFTSCYLGVMKPNPAIYRLGMQLAHISADQAVMIDDRIQNVEAARRTGMRAIQYVSAAQLEEELAAMGIES
- the murC gene encoding UDP-N-acetylmuramate--L-alanine ligase — its product is MGIGGIGVSAFARLLKARGYIVSGCDEHPSELTAQLEREGITVAHGHDPAHVHGVDVLIASEAVSKNHPELSAARQAHIEVRPRMALLAELLSASPSVGVVGTHGKTTTTSMIAVALLGAGLDPAALVGGIVPEFDLQHGGSNARIGQGPFVAEVDESDRNFQYAVCQTAVFTNAEDDHVGGAEGSELATYWSSVEEQHAAFTRFVSQAERVLYCADWPGLDAFVTQHQSAMSYGTLEGSTYRATQLQPDETGTSFQVSKRGELLGQARINLPGTHNVLNALAALAVTDLYGGEFESAAAALAAFRGPGRRWQHIGSLNGALIVDDYAHNATKVAAAVQAAQQTGRRVRVVFQPHRYLRTQQSWPRLADALMKADEVLILDIAAASEPPIEGIHATLISERMKQGGHPAAEYYPQREDAVEYLRASAQPRDIIVTMGAGDVWKMARQLAGVPL